The sequence TGCACAGAAAGGTTCTTCTGGGACTGATGAAGGAGCTTGAGACTGTTATAGATTCCTTCCACGGCTTTAACAAAGCCACTGTCACTGCGGGCGGCGTGAACCTCAGGGAGGTTGACCCTAAAACCATGAAGTCGAAAATAATCGAAAACCTTTACTTCGCGGGGGAAGTTCTTGACCTTGACGCCCCCACAGGCGGCTATAACCTCCAGATGTGCTGGAGCACAGGCGCACTCGCGGGGAAATCGGCGGGCGCAGTTTAGCTGTAGGTGAACTTTTCGGTTGTATACCCGGTTTCCGCCGTCTTACGGAAGTATGAGTTGAAATTCGTTTTGCTTTGAAGCATGTAGAAGCCCGGTTCCCGTTTAAAATAAGCGGCTTCATCTTCACCGGCATTCCACACTCCCTTTGCTCCGGAGGACGAATCGCCCAGAGCCATCCCTTTCATATTCGGATTCCTGTACCTTATCGCGTCATCCCAGCGAAGGATGGTTTCCGGGGAAAGGGCAGTGAGATCAGTATCATAATTCTGATCCCTTGTGAACGAGGCGTTGCCGTATATAGATGAAATATCATAATCGGATGTGATCTTTATATTAGGTTGGGGTTTTGAGATCATTACAAACTCAAAGTCTGTGTTTCTCACAGCTTTTCCATTTTCTTTGAGAAAGTTTCCTTCCTCATCGGTTTTGAATACCGCCTTCCAGAAGCTGTCTGTATCTGTGAACTGCTTTATCGCCGGATCTGTGATTCCTTCCTTTTCGACAAATTCATTGAAAAAGAGGTTGAGATCCTCTGCTGTCAGGCTTGCCAGCACTTCGCCGTCATCGATACCTACGGTTTCGCCGAGGCGCACCATAGATCCCCACTGAACATCATTCGTGGTCTCATCAGGCTTGGGGATGCTTTTACCGTTTTCCGCGAGCGCAGAAGCAAGTTCGGATATTGAGGCGCTGTCAGGCATTATGAGCTTATAAAGTCCTGTGCTCTTCTCAAGCATAAGCGTGTTTTTGATGTCCTGCGCTTCCTGCACTGATTTTGCGCTGCGGAGGTCTTCAAGGATTTTGCCGAGCTTCGCAGCGGCTGACGAGATCTGAACTGTGTCTGAATCGGCTTTTCTTTCGGCATTGCCGCCTGCTGGGGTGCTTTCTGAAAAGGCGCCTGTTTGATACAGTCCGCCAACGGGGTTTTCGAATTTGATAATCATAGTACCCTTCCTGAGTATGCTTATCGGCAATATACTCAAAATGTTTAATCTGAGTTTTTGTTCCGTATCAGGCGCCCTTCACAAACTTTACATCCCTTTCAGAACCTTAACGTCCCATTTACGAATTTGCAGGTATAGTTGGACAACGCATAAACATTCGTTAATTCTTCAGGAGGTTTACATGTTTAAAAAGTGCGCTTTTATTCTCGGCGTTCTCGCAGGGCTTATGCTTCTCGTTTCAGCTCAGTCCGCGGAAGCAGCTCAGAAAGCTGCCGTTAAAAAAGTTGATCCCAAAACCTGTTATGAGTGCCATGATGTGGTTCAGGGACTTCACCAGTCCGGCAAACACAAAGGTGTTAACTGTATCAGCTGCCACGGCGGTCTTGACGAGCACCTGAAAGACTCATCCAAACGTCCCGAAGTGTTCACTTCATGGGATGCCTGCGGAGCATGCCATAAGGAACAGCACGGCAGTTTCCTTGAAGTCAGCAAGCACAGACCGGCAAGGGATGAAAAATCACAGCTCACAAACAGAGCGCCCAACCCCTTCTGGGACAAGCTTATGGCTCCTCACGGCTTCACAAAAGAGCATGCCCTCACAAGAAGCCACGGCTTTATGCTTCTTGATCAGGTCATAGTTGACCGTGCGGCAGGCGGAAGATTCCAGCCTAAAAACGGATGGATGTATGTTAATGAAAAACCCGGTAAACTCTGGGATTCTATCGTTGACACCCACCCCGAATCAAGCGACCACAAGCCCTTTATGAGACAGACCGCAGCAGCGGTAAATCCCGTGTGCTTCCAGTGTAAAACTCAGGACCACATACTTGACTGGGCTTATCTCGGAGATCCCAACGTCGGCGCTCCTTTCTCAAGAAAGAGCAACCCCACGGCTATGATCCAGACTAAAAAGCTTCAGCACGGTCTTAACTGCTATACATGCCATGATCCCCACGCAGCTAAGCCCAGAATCGTGAGAGATGCCCTTATTCAGGCTCTTACAAGACCCGAGGCTGACACTCTGTGGCACAAAGACCCGAACAGAACCAAAATCGAAGTTATCGACATGGGTATGAGAGGCTACACAAGGAAAATCGCTATCCTTGAGAAATACGATGCTACGCTTCAGTGCGGTCAGTGCCACGTTGAGTACAACTGCAACCCCGGTACAGATGCCAAGACCGGAGAGAAAGTAACATTTGACGATGAAAGAACAAACCACTTCCCCTTCAAAGACGTGCTTCAGCTCTATGACCACTACGTAAACCAGATTGCGTTCATAGACTTTAAAAACGCTTTCAGCGGCGCGCCTCTTTGGAAAGCTCAGCACCCCGAGGCTGAAACACACTACAACTCAAAACACGCAAAAGCGGGTGTAAGCTGTGACGGATGTCACACTCCGAAGATGATCAATAAGAAAACAGGCAAAAAATACACTTCTCACTTCGCCGTGACACCCAGAGAGCACATCAAAGAATCATGCCTCTCAGGCGGCTGCCACACAGGCTGGACAGAGAAAGACGCGATCTACTCCATCGACTCTGTAAAAGCCTACACCAAAGGCAAAATGAGAAAAGCGGAATTCTGGCTGTCTCAGCTTATCGACAAAATAGTTGAAGGCAAAGACAAGGGTCTCAGCGAAGATGTGATCAAACAGGCTCAGCAGCAGCAGCTTAAGGCTCACATTCTTTGGGAATACTGGGTAGCCGAAAACTCCGACGGCTTCCACAACCCTGAACTGGCGAGAGAATCTCTCACCAAATCTGTTGATGAGTCACAGCTTGGAATTAAGATAATCAACGATGCCATAGCCGAAATGAAAAAAGCACAGGCTGCGGCGAAGTAATTAAGACCACAGGCGAATAATGCGGATCGGGGGCTTTACGCCCCCGATCTTTTTTACAAAAAAATACTGTATGAATATATCTAAAGAGTTTATATATATTATGGGATTCTCAGAAACAACATATAGAATACCGTAATTTATTTTATAAACAGGAATTTTAATTATGATAAAAAAAGTCTTCCACGCCGCGGGTTCGCTCAGGTTCGCTCTTTTCATTTTTACGGTTATAATTTTTGTATCTTCAGTGGGTACTTTTATCCGGCAGCATGCCCCCGCAGAGGAAACCACGGCAAGGCTCAGGGAAGCTTTCGGCGACGCCGCCCCCGTTGTTTACTCATTTCTGGATAAAACAGGTTTCACAGACCTTTACCATACATACTGGTTTAACTTCATACTGCTGCTTCTGGCGCTGAACCTTATTTTCTGCTCCGTCCGGAAGTTTCCCGCCACATGGAGGAAGCTCACAGGAAAAATAAGCACCGAGAAAGACTCCTTCTCCGCTTACTTTGTTGAGGAAAAGGAATTCAGGGCTTCATCCGAAAACGTATCCAAGGCGTTTGCGTCGGTCTTTTCCCGCTGGGCAAGGGCTGAGGGCGGGGATGTTCTTGCCGCCGAAAAAGGCAGATACGGCAAATCCGGCGCATTTGTGACCCATTTAGGTCTCGTGATACTCATTACGGGCGGCTTCATCGGCGGCATATTCGGTTACAACGGGAATATTGCCATTCTTGAGGGAAAGCTGGAGCACATCGTCACCGCAGGGAAGGATAAGGAGATAGAGCTTCCTTTCAGCGTATATCTTGAAAACTTTGAGTCCGAGTATTACGAAAATTCACCGAAGCAGAGCTCCTTCCGCTCCAAGATACACTTCATAAAGGACAACGTGACGACAGAGGCGGTTGTCTCCGTGAACAGCCCCGTAAAGTTTGACGGCGTAACCTTTTATCAATCAAGCTATGGTGTATTTCCCAACAGGGACGTTATTTTTAAATTCACAGTGGATTCTCTCATTTCCGGCGTACGCTCGGAATATTCCATGGGGCTGGGACAGGAATTTGACATTCCCGATCTCAATCTTAAGGTTAAGCTGAACGACTTCGCCCCCGCCCTCGGAAAGGACAGTGACGGCGGTCTGGTAAACTTCAGCACTCAGCTTGTTAACCCCGCTCTGAACTTTGTCTTCACCAATCAGGAAGGTGAGTCCGCCAGCGAGTGGATACTCATGAAAGACCCCGCTTCCGGCGATTTCAACAACATGCACATAACCTTCAGCGATGTATGGGGTGCTGAGTATTCTGTTCTTTCCGCACGCATAGATCCGGGTCTGCCCGTAATCTATCTGGGCTTTATAATCATTTCCCTTGGTGTAATTATTGCGTTCTACACATCGCACAGAAGGGTCTGGTCAGTTGTGAAGCCGAGCGGCGGCAGTGTTTCTGTCCGTTTTTTTTATCATAAGGACAAGGGCAGAGTAACGGCTCAGCGTGAGGCGGAGAAGATGTTTAAATCGCTTTCGGCGGCAATCGAAAGCGGCAGGGGGGAAAAATAATGAGTTCATCACCTCTTTTTGCGGCGGCGGGTCTGGGCTATCTGCTTGCTATGGTTATTTATATAGCCTACTTTGTCACCGGAAGGGATATTGTAGGCAAGGTTGCTTCATCAGTGGCTTTAGTGAGCTTCGCCTGCCACACCGGTGCTTTTGTGATCCGTTGGTTCGCATTCTCGCAGATGTACAGTCTGGGATTTTTCCAGTCGATCCCCATAACAAACCTTTATGAATCTCTGGTATTTTTCGCATGGTGTCTTATTCTGGGCAATATACTTGTGGAGTACTATTACCGTGTCAAGGCGTTCGGCGCTCTCGCCGCAATGCTTGCGGGGATGGCTATAGCGTTCATAGACACCACGGGAATGTCCAAGGACATTCAACCTATCCTCCCTGCGCTTAAGAGCAACTGGCTTCTTGCCCATGCCTCTCTCAGCTTCATAGCATATGCGGCATTCGCCGTTTCGTTCATAGCCGCGGTGCTTCATCTCGCTCTCAGCGATAAAAGGAAAAGCTCAGGAGTTTACCTGTTCTGGACAGGAACACTCTCTCTGTTCATTTTTACCATGGGGGGTATGCTGGCTGATATGCTGATCAAGGCTTCCTCCGGAAACAGGGAAGGGATGTCCAAGCCGTTTACAGACCTGTTCAGAAGGGCGGACGGTTCGGACATTGCCATAATCATAATCGGTTTTCTCACAGTGTGGCTTTTTCTGTGGTATTTCGGGAATGTAATCTCCGCTCTGGCGGAAAAGCTCGGGCTGACGCAGGAGCTTCTTGAGGAACTGACATATAAGGCGGTTTCCGTGGGATTCCCCGTATTCACCGTTGGCGGACTGATTTTCGGCGCAATCTGGGCAGACAAGGCATGGGGGCATTACTGGTCATGGGATCCGAAGGAAACATGGTCGCTGATTACATGGCTTATCTACGCGTTTTACCTCCACGGGCGTTATGTTCGGGGATGGCAGGGGCGCAAGGTGACAGTCGTTGCCGTTATCGGCTTTTTGAGCACTATTTTCACATATGTCGGAGTAAATCTGCTTCTGAGCGGTCTGCACAGTTACGGCGCCTTCTGACCTGATGATCTTCAGCGTCATTCTGAGGCTTTAGCCGAAGAATCCCAAACCTGCGGATATGTTGCTCTTGCAGCAGTTTGAGATCCTTCACTTGTGTTCAGGATGACGCATAATGCCGTTCTTTGAACTGTTTACGTTATTGCGAACCCTGAGACCGCTCCGACGCTTTCGCTAACTCGAAGTAATCTTTTGCGGATCCGGTGATTATTGTTAAGAACTTCCTCTCAGTTTCCCTTTCATTACTCCACAGGTATACATATATTTATTCTTACCCCTGTGCGGAGGCACTATGAAAAAATTTCTTTTCATTCCGGCATTACTCTTTCTATTAATGACAGGTGAATCTATGAGCGCTGAAAAATACGAAACCGCCACATTTGCGGGAGGCTGCTTTTGGTGTATGGAGCCACCCTTTGAAAAGCTGAACGGCGTAAAGGATGTCATAGCGGGCTACACCGGAGGCAAGGTTGAAAACCCCACCTACGAGGACGTGAGCGCAGGCTTTACCGGGCATTATGAAGCGGTGCAGATAACCTTTGATCCTTCTGTTATAAGCTATAAGGAGCTGCTTGAGGTATTCTGGCGGAATATTGACCCCGTGGACAGAGGCGGTCAGTTCGCAGACAAGGGCACACAGTACAGGACTGCGGTATTTTACCACAGCCCTGAGCAGAGAGACGCCGCCGAGATCTCCAAGCGGGCTCTGGCAAACTCAGGCAAGTTCAAACAGCCCATAGCGACAAACATTCTGCCCGCCGTGAAGTTTTACAGAGCTGAGGAATATCATCAGGATTACTACAAAAAAAACGCGAACCACTACAACAGATACAAAGTCGGCTCCGGCAGGGCAGGCTTCATCGAAAAGACATGGGGCAAGGAGAAACCCGCCGTACCAAAAACGGACTGGCGCAGCTTTAAAAAACCGTCTGATGATAATCTGAAGCAGAGGCTCACCCCGATGCAGTACAAGGTAACTCAGCATGAAGGCACTGAAAGAGCTTTCACCGGAGATACTTGGGACAATAAGCAGGACGGAATTTACGTTGACGTGGTTTCCGGCGAACCGCTTTTTTCCTCAAGGGATAAATACGACTCCGGCACAGGCTGGCCGAGCTTCACCAAGCCGCTGATGAGGGACAATGTGGTTACCCGTGTGGACAAGAGCCTTTTTCAGGCGAGAACGGAAGTCCGCAGCAAGCACGGCGATTCCCACCTCGGGCACGTGTTTGAGGACGGTCCCGCTCCCACAGGCATGAGATACTGCATGAACTCCGCTTCCATGCGCTTTATTCCCAAGGAAGACCTTGAGAAGGAAGGCTACGGCGAGTTTTTGAAGCTTTTTGAGGAATAATCACAAAAGAAGGCGCATCGGCAGCATGGGCGAGATTGTAAACCCGTGACGTTCGTAAAATCTCTGCGCCTTTTCGTTTACAGTGTCCGTAAGCAGGGTTATGCGCATGCAGCCCTGCTTTTTCGCATGTTCCACGGCAGCGCCGAGCAGTTTTTTGCCTGTTCCAGTGCCTCTTTTTTCAGGCGCGACCACCATATCCTCCAGAACCGCGACTTTGCCGCCCAGAGCGGTACTCACTGTGTACAGAAGGTTTACCATGCCTACGGCGTGTCCGCTTTCCCGCATTATGAGTATGTCGCCTGTGCGGGGATCATCTATTATGAGCCTGAGCCCCTTTTCCTGCGCCTCTGTATCCGGTGAAAATTCCGCTTCCTGCTCAAAAAGATAAGAGAGCAGGCGGGATAGGGTGGGTATATCCTTCATTTCCGCTCTGACAATTTCCATAACTTTTCCTGCCTTATTTAAACTGGCGTATGCAGTATTTGATTATATAATTAATACTATAAAGGAGGCGTATATGCCACACTTACAGTTCGAGATTAACAGGAAAATAAGCGACGACGAGAAAAAGGCTCTCGCCGAGAGGGTTAAGGAGCTTTTTTCGCTTGTTATGGACACAGGTACAGACCATGTCGGCATAAGCATCCGTGAGTATGACACCTATAACCTTTTCATAGGCAGAGTGAAAAACAACAAAGAGGGTGTGGCTCTCGTAAACGCCGACATAAGGGAAGGGCGCACGATTCAGCAGAGACGCAAGCTTGCGTTGGGGTTCATGGAGATTATCAACAGCCTGTTTTTCATCCCGTTTGACAATATGTATGTGACCTTTACCGAGCATAAGGGAGAGGATTTTCACCTGAACGAACGCTATCTTGCCTCTTGGCATCAGGGGGAAGATCCTCTTAATGAGTGATTGTAATCCTTGCCGCCTGAGGTTATTATCCGCTCCATGAGCAGCGATGTTAAAAGAGCCGTTCTCACCTGCGGGCGTGAGGTTTCCTACCGCCACACGGTGAAGGCGGGACTTAAGAATATATATATTTCCGTGGACGCGGACGGCGTGATTTTGGTGAAAGCGCCTGCCGTACCGGAGAAGACGATCCTCTCAGTAATTGAGAAAAAGGCGGAGTGGATATTCCGGCGGATGTCAGTAACGCGTGAAAGGCTGGACGCCGTGCGGTTTGAAGACGGCTGCCCTGTGCCGCTGTTCGGCGTGAAATATCCCCTTGAGATAATCCGCAATCCTCTGGCAGGACTAGGCAGGGCGGATGTGTATTTATCCGGCGGCTGCATAAAGGCGGAGATCAATCCGTATCTCTTTAAGGAAGAATATTTTTTCAAGGCTCTGGAGACCTTTCGCAAGAGAAAGGCGGAGGATGTGATAACTCCGATGCTTGAGAAGCGTTCCTCAGAAATGGGGCTGATATACCGCAAGGTATCTTTCCGCAAAACGGGCAGCCGCTGGGGAAGCTGCTCCTCCCTCGGGCGTATATCAATAAATTACGAGCTTACCAAGCTGCCCGCCGAATGCGCTGATTATGTGTGCGTCCATGAGCTGGCGCACCTCAGACACCCCAACCACAGCGACAGGTTCTGGGCTCTTGTTGCCGAGTATGTGCCTGATTATAAGCGGATACGGCAGTTTATGAAAAGCTGCGTAACAGGCTGACTGTCAGCATTCGCCGCTGCTGTAGAATGCCGTGCGGTTCCTTCCGTTTGCCTTGGCGGTGAACATCGCTTCTCTGGCTTTATAGAAAACATCCGCTGCGTTTTCCGTTCCTTCCGGGCAGACAATGGCAATGCCTGCGGAAACAGTCACCATCGACTCAGACTTGGGTGTCTTCCACCTGCTGTTTTCAATATTTATCCTTATTCTTTCCGCCAGCTTTCCCGCAGTTGCTTCCGTTTCGTCCGCAAGGAGGACGGAGAACTCCCCTCCTCCGGTTCTGGCGATGATGTCCGCGGGGGATACCATGCTTCTCAGCCTCTGTGCTGTTCCCTGAAGTATCATGTCTCCGGCTTCCTGTCCGTGGGCTCTGTTGATTTTATCAAAACCGTCAATATCGCAGACTATGATGAAGCTGTCATTCTCGGCGGGTTTGCCTTTCAGAAGCGAATCTGCCTGTTCCAGAAACGTATCGAGAGTTTTCAGCCCGGTGAGGAGATCCTTTCCGCTGCCGTTGCCCGCAGCCTGCGCGAAGTGTCCGGTTCTTTCTCCGGCGCTTTCTCTGCGCATATGGAGGAAGTAGCTCCTGCGCATGTAAGATGTGATAACATAGAAGACCGTTCCTGCAAAAATAATGAGAACCGCCGCAAGTCCGCTTCCGGCTCCGGTCAGCCATTTAAGGGTAAAAAACGGCAGCAGGGTGAGATAGATAAGGGTTTTCAGCGGAATCTCCGGAAAGATGAACGGGACAAGCAGTCCTGCGTAAATCAGCGGGTGCGTTTCGCCGACAAGGAAGCTATATAAAAGGTTGAAGACAAAGAAAACCAGAACCGATGTGCCGGAGAGAATGTTTGCTCTTGCCGGTTTTTTCGGGAGCCTGAGCACGCAGACGGCTGATAACACAGCCAGAAGCGCTCCTGCGATCCGCACTTCCGGCGGCTGAGCCGATGCGGCGTAAACGGAGTACATCACTGCGTACAGAGTGAAGAAAAGACGCATTTTCATTATCGTGACGCCAGCCTTTTCCCTGCGGAAAAGAGCTTCCAGCCGCCTGTTTTTGAAGCCGCCCGACAGCCTTATGCGGTCTGAGACCGCTTTTTGTTCCTTTGTCATATCTACATTCCGCAATTTTTTTATATAATCGTAAATTACAGAGAAAAGATTAGCTTTATGCGCTTCCTGTTTCCCCTTGCTGAAAAGTGTTTTCAGGGTTATATTTTTTGTTTCCCATTATTCGGAGTTATTTGTGAGTTCTAACGTCAGGTACGCCGAGGGCGGCGTTAAAGAGATGATTTACATAGCGTTTCCCATGCTTGTTTCAAATGCGTGTGAAACGGTGATGGTTTTCACGGACAGGCTTTTCCTCTCCCGTCTGGGCTCTGTGCAGATGAGCGCGGCGATGAGCGGCGGAATGAGCAGCTTCATGCTTACTGTTTTCTTCATAGGGCTAATCGGTTATTCCACAGCGATGATAGCGCAGTTCTACGGTGCCGGTAAAAAGGAAATGTGCGGCACTTCCGCTTTTCAGGGTATAATAATCTCTGTCCTTGCTTATCCGCTTATCCTCCTCACCCGCCCGCTGATTCACTACATGTTCACCAAAACAGGCATGGACGAGGCGCAGCTTTACTATCAGCGCCAGTATTTTGATATACTCATTTACGGATCGGTATTTTTTCTCATCAGGCACTCCTTAAGCTGCTTCTTTTCAGGTATCGGTAAAACAGGGGTAGTGATGTTCGCCTCTCTGGGCGCTATGGTTGTGAATGTCGGGGCAAGCTGGGTGCTTATTTTCGGTCACTTCGGTCTGCCTGAGATGGGCATGCGGGGCGCTGCGATCGGTACTATAATCGGCAGTATCTCAAGTATATCGATTCTTGTTTTTGCTTATATGAGAAAGGATAATGTAGACACTTACGGTATAAAGGGCTCATTCAGATTTGACAGGGCGCTTACCCTCAAACTGATGAAGTTCGGCACACCCGCGGGATTTGAGTTTTTGCTCGGTTTCACGGCGTTTACATTCATAGTGCTTATTTTTCATGCTCAGGGACTCACCACTGCCACAGCGGCGACAATAATGTTCAACTGGGATCACGTTGCCTTTGTTCCGCTGATCGGTGTGGAAATAGGCGTTACAAGCCTTGTGGGGCGCTACATAGGCGCAGGAAGGCATGACATTGTGCACAAGACCGTCATCTCAGGTCTGAAGCTCGGCGTGATTTACTCCGTCATAGTGGCTTTGCTCTTCGTATTTCTCCCTTATCAGCTTACGGATTTTTTCAGACCGGATACGGCTGATCCCGCATTTGAGGCTGCCGTACCCCTTACAGTTTATATGCTGAGGTTGGCTTCTGTCTATGTGCTTGTTACGGCGCAAATGGTGGTTTTCATGGGCGCTCTGCGAGGTGCGGGGGATACTTTCTGGGCTATGGTTATTTCGGTGAGTATAAACTGGTCAATAACCATAGCCACGTATATTATTATGAACACACTGAATTTCTCGGCAAGGGCAGGGTGGACGTCTGTTGTGCTCCTCTTTTTGCTCTTTCCTGTGCTGCTTTATGTCCGCTATAAAAGCGGCAGATGGAAGGAGATTCAGCCCGCAGTCTGAATTTTTCTTTGGCACATTCCGTAAATAATGTATATATAATTGAGGATATATATAAACAGCAGGAATGCCGATGAAAAACAGAATCCTTTTTGTTGACGATGATAAATTCATTCTGGACACCTTCCGCCGCACATTCAGGGAATTCGATATTGCCCTGTGCGATTCGCCGGTAAAAGCTCTTGAAATGATGCGTGAAGAGGCGTTTGATGTGGTCGTTTCCGATTACAAAATGCCCAAGATGGACGGCGTGGAGTTCATTCGGCGCGCTTCTGAAATCAATCCCAACAGCGTGAGGATTATGCTCACCGGAAATGCGGATCT is a genomic window of Geovibrio thiophilus containing:
- a CDS encoding ammonia-forming cytochrome c nitrite reductase subunit c552 produces the protein MFKKCAFILGVLAGLMLLVSAQSAEAAQKAAVKKVDPKTCYECHDVVQGLHQSGKHKGVNCISCHGGLDEHLKDSSKRPEVFTSWDACGACHKEQHGSFLEVSKHRPARDEKSQLTNRAPNPFWDKLMAPHGFTKEHALTRSHGFMLLDQVIVDRAAGGRFQPKNGWMYVNEKPGKLWDSIVDTHPESSDHKPFMRQTAAAVNPVCFQCKTQDHILDWAYLGDPNVGAPFSRKSNPTAMIQTKKLQHGLNCYTCHDPHAAKPRIVRDALIQALTRPEADTLWHKDPNRTKIEVIDMGMRGYTRKIAILEKYDATLQCGQCHVEYNCNPGTDAKTGEKVTFDDERTNHFPFKDVLQLYDHYVNQIAFIDFKNAFSGAPLWKAQHPEAETHYNSKHAKAGVSCDGCHTPKMINKKTGKKYTSHFAVTPREHIKESCLSGGCHTGWTEKDAIYSIDSVKAYTKGKMRKAEFWLSQLIDKIVEGKDKGLSEDVIKQAQQQQLKAHILWEYWVAENSDGFHNPELARESLTKSVDESQLGIKIINDAIAEMKKAQAAAK
- the resB gene encoding cytochrome c biogenesis protein ResB, whose protein sequence is MIKKVFHAAGSLRFALFIFTVIIFVSSVGTFIRQHAPAEETTARLREAFGDAAPVVYSFLDKTGFTDLYHTYWFNFILLLLALNLIFCSVRKFPATWRKLTGKISTEKDSFSAYFVEEKEFRASSENVSKAFASVFSRWARAEGGDVLAAEKGRYGKSGAFVTHLGLVILITGGFIGGIFGYNGNIAILEGKLEHIVTAGKDKEIELPFSVYLENFESEYYENSPKQSSFRSKIHFIKDNVTTEAVVSVNSPVKFDGVTFYQSSYGVFPNRDVIFKFTVDSLISGVRSEYSMGLGQEFDIPDLNLKVKLNDFAPALGKDSDGGLVNFSTQLVNPALNFVFTNQEGESASEWILMKDPASGDFNNMHITFSDVWGAEYSVLSARIDPGLPVIYLGFIIISLGVIIAFYTSHRRVWSVVKPSGGSVSVRFFYHKDKGRVTAQREAEKMFKSLSAAIESGRGEK
- the ccsB gene encoding c-type cytochrome biogenesis protein CcsB, with the protein product MSSSPLFAAAGLGYLLAMVIYIAYFVTGRDIVGKVASSVALVSFACHTGAFVIRWFAFSQMYSLGFFQSIPITNLYESLVFFAWCLILGNILVEYYYRVKAFGALAAMLAGMAIAFIDTTGMSKDIQPILPALKSNWLLAHASLSFIAYAAFAVSFIAAVLHLALSDKRKSSGVYLFWTGTLSLFIFTMGGMLADMLIKASSGNREGMSKPFTDLFRRADGSDIAIIIIGFLTVWLFLWYFGNVISALAEKLGLTQELLEELTYKAVSVGFPVFTVGGLIFGAIWADKAWGHYWSWDPKETWSLITWLIYAFYLHGRYVRGWQGRKVTVVAVIGFLSTIFTYVGVNLLLSGLHSYGAF
- the msrA gene encoding peptide-methionine (S)-S-oxide reductase MsrA — protein: MKKFLFIPALLFLLMTGESMSAEKYETATFAGGCFWCMEPPFEKLNGVKDVIAGYTGGKVENPTYEDVSAGFTGHYEAVQITFDPSVISYKELLEVFWRNIDPVDRGGQFADKGTQYRTAVFYHSPEQRDAAEISKRALANSGKFKQPIATNILPAVKFYRAEEYHQDYYKKNANHYNRYKVGSGRAGFIEKTWGKEKPAVPKTDWRSFKKPSDDNLKQRLTPMQYKVTQHEGTERAFTGDTWDNKQDGIYVDVVSGEPLFSSRDKYDSGTGWPSFTKPLMRDNVVTRVDKSLFQARTEVRSKHGDSHLGHVFEDGPAPTGMRYCMNSASMRFIPKEDLEKEGYGEFLKLFEE
- a CDS encoding GNAT family N-acetyltransferase; protein product: MEIVRAEMKDIPTLSRLLSYLFEQEAEFSPDTEAQEKGLRLIIDDPRTGDILIMRESGHAVGMVNLLYTVSTALGGKVAVLEDMVVAPEKRGTGTGKKLLGAAVEHAKKQGCMRITLLTDTVNEKAQRFYERHGFTISPMLPMRLLL
- a CDS encoding tautomerase family protein produces the protein MPHLQFEINRKISDDEKKALAERVKELFSLVMDTGTDHVGISIREYDTYNLFIGRVKNNKEGVALVNADIREGRTIQQRRKLALGFMEIINSLFFIPFDNMYVTFTEHKGEDFHLNERYLASWHQGEDPLNE
- a CDS encoding M48 family metallopeptidase, whose product is MSSDVKRAVLTCGREVSYRHTVKAGLKNIYISVDADGVILVKAPAVPEKTILSVIEKKAEWIFRRMSVTRERLDAVRFEDGCPVPLFGVKYPLEIIRNPLAGLGRADVYLSGGCIKAEINPYLFKEEYFFKALETFRKRKAEDVITPMLEKRSSEMGLIYRKVSFRKTGSRWGSCSSLGRISINYELTKLPAECADYVCVHELAHLRHPNHSDRFWALVAEYVPDYKRIRQFMKSCVTG
- a CDS encoding GGDEF domain-containing protein; this encodes MTKEQKAVSDRIRLSGGFKNRRLEALFRREKAGVTIMKMRLFFTLYAVMYSVYAASAQPPEVRIAGALLAVLSAVCVLRLPKKPARANILSGTSVLVFFVFNLLYSFLVGETHPLIYAGLLVPFIFPEIPLKTLIYLTLLPFFTLKWLTGAGSGLAAVLIIFAGTVFYVITSYMRRSYFLHMRRESAGERTGHFAQAAGNGSGKDLLTGLKTLDTFLEQADSLLKGKPAENDSFIIVCDIDGFDKINRAHGQEAGDMILQGTAQRLRSMVSPADIIARTGGGEFSVLLADETEATAGKLAERIRINIENSRWKTPKSESMVTVSAGIAIVCPEGTENAADVFYKAREAMFTAKANGRNRTAFYSSGEC
- a CDS encoding MATE family efflux transporter, with the protein product MSSNVRYAEGGVKEMIYIAFPMLVSNACETVMVFTDRLFLSRLGSVQMSAAMSGGMSSFMLTVFFIGLIGYSTAMIAQFYGAGKKEMCGTSAFQGIIISVLAYPLILLTRPLIHYMFTKTGMDEAQLYYQRQYFDILIYGSVFFLIRHSLSCFFSGIGKTGVVMFASLGAMVVNVGASWVLIFGHFGLPEMGMRGAAIGTIIGSISSISILVFAYMRKDNVDTYGIKGSFRFDRALTLKLMKFGTPAGFEFLLGFTAFTFIVLIFHAQGLTTATAATIMFNWDHVAFVPLIGVEIGVTSLVGRYIGAGRHDIVHKTVISGLKLGVIYSVIVALLFVFLPYQLTDFFRPDTADPAFEAAVPLTVYMLRLASVYVLVTAQMVVFMGALRGAGDTFWAMVISVSINWSITIATYIIMNTLNFSARAGWTSVVLLFLLFPVLLYVRYKSGRWKEIQPAV